From the Kitasatospora viridis genome, one window contains:
- a CDS encoding NAD+ synthase gives MPNLRIALAQVDPRVGDIARNCDEVVRRVEEAVAGGARLVAFPEQVVTGYPVEDLALRGSFVEASRAALVELAGRLAGAGLGAVPVVVGYLGRRPSSGAPQNCAAVLHRGEVVLRFAKHYLPNYGVFDEHRYFVPGDQLPVLRVDGVDVALAICEDIWQEGGRVRAAGEAGAGLLLVINGSPYERDKDDQRLALVRRRAAEAGCTLAYLNLVGGQDELVFDGDSVVVAADGEVLARGPQFEEALLVLDLELPAAHSTDAEGTVYGDGLRLVRVDAGTEPVAPDVPAPAQEFARLDDEAEIYAALVTGTRAYVRKNGFRSVLIGLSGGIDSALVAAIACDAVGAANVHCVSMPSRYSSQHSRDDAAELARRTGLNFRTVSIAPMFDAYMDPLGLTGLAEENLQSRLRGTLLMAVSNQEGHLVLAPGNKSELAVGYSTLYGDSVGAFGPIKDVYKTLVFRLARWRNEQAGLRGEVPPIPENTIVKPPSAELRPDQVDADSLPDYDLLDTVLDLYVEQDLGRDAIVAKGFDAAVVDRIVRLVDTAEYKRRQYPPGPKISPKGFGRDRRLPVTNGWRRG, from the coding sequence ATGCCGAACCTCCGCATAGCCCTGGCCCAGGTCGACCCCCGTGTCGGTGACATCGCGCGCAACTGCGACGAAGTGGTGCGCCGGGTCGAGGAGGCGGTGGCGGGCGGAGCCCGGCTGGTGGCGTTCCCCGAGCAGGTGGTGACCGGGTACCCGGTGGAGGACCTGGCGTTGCGCGGGTCGTTCGTGGAGGCGTCGCGGGCGGCGCTGGTGGAGTTGGCCGGGCGGCTGGCCGGCGCGGGGCTGGGCGCGGTGCCGGTGGTGGTCGGCTACCTGGGGCGCCGGCCTTCGAGCGGGGCACCGCAGAACTGCGCGGCGGTGCTGCACCGGGGCGAGGTGGTGCTGCGGTTCGCGAAGCACTACCTGCCCAACTACGGGGTCTTCGACGAGCACCGCTACTTCGTGCCGGGCGACCAGCTGCCGGTGCTCCGGGTGGACGGCGTGGACGTGGCGCTGGCGATCTGCGAGGACATCTGGCAGGAGGGCGGCCGGGTGCGCGCGGCCGGGGAGGCCGGGGCGGGGCTGCTGCTGGTGATCAACGGCTCGCCGTACGAGCGGGACAAGGACGACCAGCGCCTCGCGCTGGTGCGCCGCCGGGCCGCCGAGGCGGGCTGCACGCTGGCCTACCTGAACCTGGTGGGCGGCCAGGACGAGCTGGTCTTCGACGGCGACTCGGTCGTGGTGGCCGCCGACGGCGAGGTGCTGGCCCGAGGCCCGCAGTTCGAGGAGGCGCTGCTGGTGCTGGACCTGGAGCTGCCGGCCGCGCACAGCACGGACGCCGAGGGCACGGTCTACGGCGACGGCCTGCGCCTGGTGCGGGTGGACGCGGGCACCGAGCCGGTGGCCCCGGACGTACCGGCCCCGGCGCAGGAGTTCGCCCGGCTGGACGACGAGGCGGAGATCTACGCCGCGCTGGTCACCGGCACCCGGGCGTACGTGCGCAAGAACGGCTTCCGCTCGGTGCTGATCGGCCTGTCCGGCGGGATCGACTCGGCGCTGGTGGCGGCGATCGCCTGCGACGCGGTCGGCGCGGCGAACGTGCACTGTGTCTCGATGCCCAGCCGGTACTCCTCGCAGCACTCCCGGGACGACGCGGCCGAGCTGGCCCGCCGCACCGGCCTGAACTTCCGCACGGTGTCGATCGCCCCGATGTTCGACGCGTACATGGACCCGCTCGGGCTGACCGGGCTGGCCGAGGAGAACCTGCAGTCCCGGCTGCGCGGCACGCTGTTGATGGCGGTCTCCAACCAGGAGGGCCACCTGGTGCTGGCCCCGGGCAACAAGAGCGAGCTGGCGGTGGGCTACTCGACGCTGTACGGCGATTCGGTGGGCGCCTTCGGCCCGATCAAGGACGTCTACAAGACGCTGGTCTTCCGGCTGGCCCGCTGGCGCAACGAGCAGGCCGGGCTGCGCGGCGAGGTTCCGCCGATCCCGGAGAACACCATCGTCAAGCCGCCGAGCGCCGAGCTGCGCCCGGACCAGGTGGACGCCGACTCGCTGCCGGACTACGACCTGCTGGACACCGTGCTGGACCTGTACGTCGAGCAGGACCTGGGCCGGGACGCGATCGTCGCAAAGGGCTTCGACGCGGCGGTGGTGGACCGGATCGTGCGGCTGGTGGACACCGCCGAGTACAAGCGGCGGCAGTACCCGCCGGGCCCGAAGATCTCGCCCAAGGGCTTCGGCCGGGACCGCCGCCTGCCGGTCACCAACGGCTGGCGCCGCGGGTGA
- the glnA gene encoding type I glutamate--ammonia ligase, whose product MGKQQEFVLRTLEERDIRFVRLWFTDVLGFLKSVAVAPAELEQAFEEGIGFDGSAIEGFARVYESDMIAKPDPTTFQILPWRSETPGTARMFCDIMMPDGSPSYADPRYVLKRTLEKASQQGFTFYTHPEIEFFLLKNLPGDGTAPEPADQSGYFDHTPRGIGHDFRRQAITMLESMGISVEFSHHEGAPGQQEIDLRYADALSTADNIMTFRLVMKEVALEQGVHASFMPKPFSQHPGSGMHTHVSLFEGDRNAFHESGAEYQLSKVGRSFIAGLLKHAAETAAVTNQWVNSYKRIWGGSQRTAGAGGEAPSYICWGHNNRSALIRVPMYKPGKQGSTRIEVRSLDTGCNPYLAYAVTLAAGLKGIEEGYELPPGADDDVWALTDAERRAMGIQPMPQNLGEAIDLMQKSELVAETLGEHVFDFFLRNKKQEWEEYRSEVTPFELRKNLQVL is encoded by the coding sequence ATGGGCAAGCAGCAGGAGTTCGTGCTTCGTACGCTCGAAGAGCGTGACATCCGGTTCGTCCGGCTGTGGTTCACCGACGTGCTGGGGTTCCTGAAGTCGGTCGCCGTGGCGCCGGCCGAACTGGAGCAGGCGTTCGAGGAGGGCATCGGTTTCGACGGCTCGGCGATCGAGGGCTTCGCCCGGGTCTACGAGTCCGACATGATCGCCAAGCCGGACCCGACCACGTTCCAGATACTGCCCTGGCGCTCCGAGACCCCCGGCACCGCGCGGATGTTCTGCGACATCATGATGCCGGACGGCTCGCCCTCCTACGCCGACCCGCGCTACGTGCTCAAGCGCACCCTGGAGAAGGCCTCCCAGCAGGGCTTCACCTTCTACACCCACCCGGAGATCGAGTTCTTCCTGCTGAAGAACCTCCCCGGCGACGGCACCGCCCCCGAGCCCGCCGACCAGTCCGGCTACTTCGACCACACCCCGCGCGGCATCGGCCACGACTTCCGCCGACAGGCCATCACCATGCTGGAGTCGATGGGCATCTCGGTCGAGTTCTCCCACCACGAGGGCGCCCCCGGCCAGCAGGAGATCGACCTGCGCTACGCCGACGCGCTCTCCACCGCCGACAACATCATGACCTTCCGCCTGGTCATGAAGGAGGTCGCGCTGGAGCAGGGCGTGCACGCCAGCTTCATGCCCAAGCCGTTCTCCCAGCACCCCGGCTCCGGCATGCACACCCACGTCTCCCTCTTCGAGGGCGACCGCAACGCCTTCCACGAGTCCGGCGCCGAGTACCAGCTCTCCAAGGTCGGCCGCTCCTTCATCGCCGGCCTGCTCAAGCACGCCGCCGAGACCGCCGCCGTCACCAACCAGTGGGTCAACTCGTACAAGAGGATCTGGGGCGGCTCCCAGCGCACCGCCGGCGCCGGCGGCGAGGCCCCCTCCTACATCTGCTGGGGCCACAACAACCGCTCCGCCCTGATCCGCGTCCCCATGTACAAGCCCGGCAAGCAGGGCTCCACCCGCATCGAGGTCCGCTCCCTCGACACCGGCTGCAACCCCTACCTCGCCTACGCGGTCACCCTCGCCGCCGGCCTCAAGGGCATCGAGGAGGGCTACGAACTCCCGCCCGGCGCCGACGACGACGTCTGGGCCCTGACCGACGCCGAGCGCCGCGCCATGGGCATCCAGCCCATGCCGCAGAACCTCGGCGAGGCGATCGACCTGATGCAGAAGAGCGAGCTGGTCGCGGAGACGCTGGGCGAGCACGTCTTCGACTTCTTCCTCCGGAACAAGAAGCAGGAGTGGGAGGAGTACCGCAGCGAGGTCACGCCGTTCGAGCTGCGGAAGAACCTGCAGGTGCTGTAA